A stretch of the Nicotiana tabacum cultivar K326 chromosome 6, ASM71507v2, whole genome shotgun sequence genome encodes the following:
- the LOC107811990 gene encoding actin-interacting protein 1-2, whose translation MADLKETYACIPSTERGRGILISGDPKSNSILYCNGRSVIIRYLDRPLQVAVYGEHAYQATVARYSPNGEWIASADVSGTVRIWGTHNDFVLKKEFRVLSGRIDDLQWSPDGLRIVASGDGKGKSLVRAFMWDSGTNVGEFDGHSRRVLSCAFKPTRPFRIATCGEDFLVNFYEGPPFKFKLSHREHSNFVNCLRFSPDGSKLISVSSDKKGIIYDAKTGDIIGELSSEDGHQGSIYAVSWSPDSKQVLTVSADKSAKVWDISDDGKGKVKKTLTSPGSGGVEDMLVGCLWQNDHLVTVSLGGTISIFSASDLEKSPVSFSGHMKNVNSLAVLKSDPKIMLSSSYDGLIVKWIQGIGYSGKLERKVNSQIKCFAVVEGEIVSCGFDNKIWRVSLLGDQCGDANSIDVGNQPKDLSLALSSPEVTLVSFDTGVILLRGTKVLSTIGLGFTVTASAISPDGTEAIVGGQDGKLRLYSITGDTLNEEAVLEKHRGAITVIRYSPDVSMFASADVNREAVVWDRASREVKLKNMLYHTARINCLAWSPDNTMVATGSLDTCVIIYDISKPASNRITIKGAHLGGVYGLAFTDEHSIVSSGEDACVRVWGITPQ comes from the exons ATGGCCGACCTCAAAGAAACCTACGCTTGCATACCTTCCACAGAGCGAGGTCGCGGTATTCTCATTTCGGGTGACCCGAAATCGAACTCCATCCTTTATTGTAATGGCCGATCCGTGATTATCCGGTACCTCGATCGCCCGCTCCAAGTAGCCGTTTACGGGGAGCATGCTTATCAGGCTACCGTCGCTCGTTATTCTCCCAACGGTGAGTGGATCGCATCCGCTGACGTATCTGGTACTGTTCGGATCTGGGGGACCCACAATGACTTCGTTCTTAAGAAAGAGTTTCGGGTACTATCGGGTCGGATCGATGACCTTCAATGGTCTCCTGATGGATTGCGCATTGTTGCTTCTGGTGATGGAAAGGGCAAATCCCTTGTTCGCGCCTTCAT GTGGGACTCGGGAACAAATGTGGGTGAATTTGATGGCCATTCAAGGAGAGTTTTGAGTTGTGCATTTAAGCCTACAAGACCATTTCGCATAGCCACGTGCGGGGAAGACTTTTTGGTGAACTTTTATGAAGGACCCCCATTTAAATTCAAGCTGTCTCACAG GGAGCATTCaaattttgttaattgtttgagGTTCTCTCCAGATGGAAGCAAATTAATCAGTGTAAGCTCTGACAAGAAGGGCATTATCTATGATGCTAAAACAGGAGATATAATTGGAGAGCTGTCATCTGAGGATGGTCATCAAGGAAGCATATATGCTGTTAGTTGGAGTCCTGATAGTAAACAG GTACTCACTGTTTCTGCTGACAAATCAGCAAAAGTATGGGACATATCTGATGATGGAAAAGGGAAAGTGAAAAAGACACTGACTTCTCCTGGTTCAGGTGGAGTTGAGGACATGCTAGTTGGCTGTCTTTGGCAAAATGATCACCTTGTTACTGTTTCTCTTGGTGGAACTATTTCCATATTCTCAGCAAGTGATCTGGAAAAATCCCCCGTGTCATTTTCTGGACACATGAAAAATGTTAATTCCTTAGCTGTCCTCAAAAGTGACCCAAAAATTATGTTGTCTAGCAGTTATGATGGTTTGATTGTTAAATGGATTCAAGGTATCGGATATAGCGGAAAGTTAGAGAGAAAGGtgaattctcaaattaaatgCTTTGCAGTTGTGGAAGGAGAAATTGTGTCATGTGGATTTGACAATAAG ATCTGGAGAGTGTCTCTGCTTGGAGATCAATGTGGAGATGCAAATTCTATAGATGTCGGCAACCAACCTAAGGACTTGAGCCTTGCCCTTAGTTCTCCTGAAGTGACTCTAGTTTCTTTTGATACTGGAGTCATTCTTCTCCGTGGTACAAAAGTGCTGTCAACCATAGGCCTTGGATTTACTGTGACAGCATCTGCTATTTCACCTGATGGAACTGAAGCTATAGTGGGTGGTCAGGATGGTAAACTGCGCTTGTATTCCATCACAGGCGATACTCTCAACGAAGAAGCTGTCCTTGAAAAACACAGGGGAGCTATTACTGTCATTCGGTACTCTCCAGATGTTTCCATGTTTGCATCAGCAGATGTGAACCGAGAAGCAGTTGTCTGGGACCGTGCATCTCGTGAG GTGAAGCTTAAGAATATGTTATACCATACTGCCCGAATAAATTGCCTGGCCTGGTCACCTGATAACACTATGGTAGCTACTGGATCTCTGGACACGTGCGTTATCATATATGACATCAGCAAGCCagcttcgaatcgaatcacgatTAAAGGAGCTCATTTGGGTGGAGTATATGGACTAGCTTTTACTGATGAACACAGTATAGTGAGTTCTGGCGAGGATGCTTGTGTTCGTGTATGGGGAATAACTCCACAATAA